A single window of Arvicanthis niloticus isolate mArvNil1 chromosome X, mArvNil1.pat.X, whole genome shotgun sequence DNA harbors:
- the Tceal5 gene encoding transcription elongation factor A protein-like 5, translating into MEKFYKENEGKPENKGRAEEERSTDEGGKADEDKSDAEGKPAHRGKLEEEGGLGEQAQQKGEGKPEKQGKSDGEGKRQAEGKPDSQAKSASEARAAEKRPAEDYVPRKAKRKTDRGTDDSPKNSQEDLQDRHVSSEEMMRECADMTRAQEELRKRQKMGGFHWVPRDAQDALVPRGQRGVRGVRGGGGRGQKDLEDAPFV; encoded by the coding sequence ATGGAAAAGTtctacaaagaaaatgaaggaaagccAGAAAACAAGGGAagggcagaagaagaaagaagtacaGACGAGGGAGGAAAAGCAGATGAAGACAAGTCAgatgcagaggggaaaccagcaCACCGGGGCAAgctagaggaggagggagggctaGGTGAGCAGGCGCAACAGAAAGGTGAGGGGAAGCCTGAGAAGCAGGGAAAGTCTGACGGGGAGGGCAAGCGCCAAGCGGAAGGCAAGCCCGATTCCCAGGCAAAGTCAGCCAGCGAGGCGCGGGCTGCAGAAAAGCGCCCTGCTGAGGATTATGTGCCCCGGAAAGCAAAACGAAAAACAGATCGGGGGACAGATGATTCTCCCAAGAATTCCCAGGAGGACTTACAGGACAGGCATGTAAGCAGTGAGGAGATGATGAGAGAGTGTGCAGATATGACACGGGCTCAGGAAGAgctgaggaagagacagaaaatggGTGGTTTTCACTGGGTGCCAAGAGATGCACAGGATGCTTTAGTCCCCAGGGGCCAACGGGGAGTCAGGGGGGTGAGGGGCGGTGGAGGCAGGGGCCAAAAGGACTTGGAAGATGCTCCATTCGTTTAA